From Alphaproteobacteria bacterium, one genomic window encodes:
- a CDS encoding ABC transporter permease, giving the protein MSGLFPNYDRVRSLVIKEFIQIWRNPVLIFLLIILPLFQIFLYSYAVNLDVKNAPIAVIDYDKSPFSRDFLQSLHETNYFSFVKEAENEQEIEDLFKSNKIIFSVTIPSDFSNRLVRQQSPQILIEVDQSDPLNSGNATGAAIALRNIAFKTELTGPFLKLEKETAPFEVLIHPLFNPEGRTQPFIVPGLIGALLAMIITILAGSSIVSEKESGTMENLMMTPLTFAETILGKLVPNFIIGMVLTVSLLISTAYIFNIPVRGSYLLVLLLLSLYTVNTLIIGFLFSVMVKNQTTLVQINGAYMMPSMLLSGFSFPFYGMPEWAKLVGEALPLTHFLFAFKAILHKGSSFGHIYPDILYLCAFTMVTFYAAMKFNKRHLH; this is encoded by the coding sequence ATGAGTGGACTGTTTCCGAATTATGACAGGGTAAGATCGTTGGTCATTAAAGAATTTATTCAGATATGGCGGAATCCCGTTCTAATTTTTCTTTTGATCATATTGCCATTATTTCAAATTTTTCTTTATAGTTATGCCGTTAATCTTGACGTTAAAAATGCCCCAATAGCCGTCATTGATTACGACAAAAGCCCGTTCTCACGCGATTTCTTGCAATCCCTTCACGAGACAAATTATTTTTCTTTTGTTAAGGAAGCAGAAAATGAACAAGAAATCGAGGATCTTTTTAAAAGCAATAAAATAATTTTTTCTGTGACAATCCCGTCTGATTTTTCAAATCGATTGGTACGCCAACAAAGCCCGCAAATTTTGATTGAGGTAGATCAAAGCGATCCCTTGAATTCTGGAAACGCCACAGGTGCTGCCATAGCATTACGAAATATAGCATTTAAAACAGAATTAACGGGTCCTTTTTTAAAGCTCGAAAAAGAAACAGCCCCCTTTGAGGTTTTGATACATCCCCTTTTCAATCCAGAGGGCAGGACGCAGCCCTTTATTGTGCCAGGATTGATCGGGGCCCTTTTGGCCATGATCATTACCATATTGGCTGGATCCTCTATAGTTTCTGAAAAAGAATCCGGAACAATGGAAAATTTAATGATGACACCCTTAACATTTGCAGAGACTATATTAGGAAAACTTGTGCCAAATTTTATCATAGGGATGGTTCTTACGGTTTCCTTGCTGATCTCGACCGCCTATATTTTCAATATTCCCGTTCGTGGAAGCTACCTACTTGTCCTTCTTCTTTTATCCCTTTATACAGTCAACACTTTAATCATTGGTTTCTTGTTTTCCGTGATGGTAAAAAATCAAACGACGCTGGTGCAGATAAATGGGGCCTATATGATGCCATCCATGCTTTTATCCGGATTTTCTTTTCCCTTTTATGGCATGCCAGAATGGGCAAAACTTGTTGGGGAGGCATTGCCGTTGACGCATTTTTTGTTCGCCTTCAAAGCCATTCTTCATAAGGGATCTAGTTTTGGCCATATCTATCCCGACATCCTTTATCTTTGCGCATTTACAATGGTTACATTTTATGCCGCCATGAAATTCAACAAGCGTCATTTGCACTGA